One genomic region from Anguilla rostrata isolate EN2019 chromosome 2, ASM1855537v3, whole genome shotgun sequence encodes:
- the LOC135247570 gene encoding zinc-binding protein A33-like isoform X1, with translation MAAKPLIPEDDLCCSVCCDIFKEPVLLKCSHSFCKICLQQYWEEKSSRECPICRRNASREDPPVNLALKNIVESYLMQKSIREAAGKSDDHCSLHGEKRLFFCEHDQEPLCVVCQTSKKHRNHSVCPVEEAALDLKEELNPALNLIKDKLKRFTEVEKKCKKTAEHIKSQAQHTERQIRAEFEKLHQFLREEEEARLAALREEEEQKSQIMKEKIENITGHISTLTEKITAIEKAMNTEDTSFLQSYKNIKERAQCTLQDPELLSGTLIDVAKHLGNLKFRVWEKMLEMVQYTPVVLDPNTVHIKVSLSDDLTTVRHTGTEQKYPDNPERFNSCVSVLGSEGFTSGKHSWEVKVGNKYKWDIGVVKESISRKGDITYSPERGFWVLMLRDGDEYRASGVTVLTLKRKPQSIRVQLDYDRGEVSFFDSSDMSVIYTFTDTFTERVFPFFSPCLRKDKNEGPLQICPLKISVKVTLNQ, from the exons ATGGCAGCTAAACCTTTGATTCCTGAGGACGATCTCTGTTGCTCTgtatgttgtgatatttttaaagagcctgTTCTCCTGAAATGCAGCCACAGCTTCTGTAAAATATGTCTGCAGCAGTACTGGGAAGAGAAGAGCTCTCGAGAGTGTCCCATCTGCAGGAGAAATGCCTCTAGGGAGGATCCTCCTGTAAACctggctttaaaaaacattgtggaGTCCTACTTAATGCAGAAGTCTATAAGGGAAGCTGCAGGCAAGAGTGATGATCACTGCAGTCTTCATGGGGAGAAACGTTTATTCTTCTGCGAACATGACCAAGAGCCTCTCTGTGTCGTCtgtcagacttcaaaaaaacacagaaaccactCGGTCTGTCCAGTGGAAGAGGCTGCGCTGGATCTGaag GAGGAACTCAACCCTGCACTTAATCTTATTAAAGACAAACTGAAGAGGTTTACTgaggttgaaaaaaaatgtaagaaaacagCTGAACACATCAAG AgtcaggcccagcacacagagaggcagataaGGGCAGAGTTTGAGAAGCTCCATCAGTTCctgcgagaggaagaggaggccagacTAGCTgctctgagggaggaagaggagcagaagagtcaGATAATGAAGGAGAAGATAGAAAACATCACAGGACACATCTCCACTCTTACAGAGAAAATCACAGCTATAGAGAAGGCTATGAACACTGAAGACACCTCCTTTTTACAG agctaCAAGAACATCAAGGAAAG agcccagtgcacactgcaggatccagagctgctctcagggacactgatagatgtggccaaacacctgggcaacctgaagttcagagtctgggagaagatgctggagatggtgcagtaca CTCCTGTGGTGCTGGACCccaatactgtacatatcaaagtctctctctctgatgatctgaccactgtgagacacacaggtacagagcagaaatATCCTGACAACCCAGAGAGGTTCAactcctgtgtgagtgtgctgggaTCTGAGGGGTTTACCTcagggaaacacagctgggaggtgaAGGTTGGGAATAAATATAAGTGGGATATAGGAGTGGTGAAAGAGTCCATCAGTAGGAAGGGTGATATAACATACAGCCCAGagagaggattctgggtctTGATGCTGAGGGATGGTGATGAGTACAGAGCATCTGGAGTTACTGTCCTCACACTGAAGAGGAAACCCCAGagcatcagagtgcagctggactatgacaggggggaggtgtcctTCTTTGACTCCAGTGACATGTCAGTCATTTACACttttacagacacatttactgAGAGAGTGTTCCCATTCTTCTCTCCCTGTTTGAGAAAAGATAAGAATGAAGGACCCCTCCAAATATGCCCACTGAAAATTTCTGTGAAAGTGACGTTAAACCAGTGa